The region GATCTTTGCGGCCCGGCACGGGCAACGGGACCCTCTCCGGGAAATTACGGGGTGGCGTGTGAGCCGAAATGAGCGCAATCTGTTCTCGTGGGGGATGTGCCATCGCTCGATGGAGGAAACATGGCCCATCTGAAACGTAATAATTTCAAAGAGTTGTATCGGAAAGAATGCACCGCCTCTCCCAGCATTGATTCCATGATGAGGGAAGTGCTGCACATGATCGGCAATATCGATTTCGAGTATGAGGTTGAATTGGACAAGGTCGAGAAGAACATGCCCGACCAGGAATTGAAGGATTACATCAGGAAGAAGATCGAGACTGCCCATCGCGAAAAGCGGGAGCCCTATGTGGAGCTGCTGACCCAGCTCCGGCAGCGTCAGTATCGTCTCTCGCTGAATTGAGGGCTTATTCTCTCCCCTTGGACGAGATTTGAGATCAGGGCAAAAGCCGGCGGCGTTCAACCGGCTCCGCCGGCTTTTGCCCCTCTCGCATCGTCACCGGCGTCTGTACCGGTGATCTCGCTTCGAAAAGCGTGTCGCTTCATGCAAGCGGGATAGCCGGGACAAGCCCGGCCATGGCGTGGCAGGAATCGACCTGCCATACCCGAAAAACTAGCTTTGCCCTGCCCCGTTCAGGCTGCGCGCCAGATCCTCGATCCGCTTGGCCGCCATCTGGACGCCCTCGGCGAGCCTCGTCTCGATCCGCTCCAGACGCTCGTCCCGGGAGGCGTTGATGCTGTTGAGCGCCGCGACCTCGGCCTCCAGCGCGGCAACCCGCCGTTTCGTCTCGTGCAGCTCGTCCGCCTGGGCGATGGCCGCCATGACGTGGAGGCGCAGGTCGCCGATCTCGCCGAAGGCGGCTCGCATCTCCTCGATCCGGGCATCGTAAGACGCCGCAAGACCTTCGAGATGCCCCTCCTCGCCCTCGGCGCAGGAAACGCGATAGGTCTGCCCGGCAATCGTCACCGTCACCTGAGGCATGGCCTAGCCCTCCTCCGGTTCGAGCTGGCCGGCCTGGGCGAGGACGGTCTGGACGGCCCCGATGGCCTGGCGGACCCGCCGACCGACATCGTCGGTCGCCGCTTCGAAGCGGTGGAGCCGGGTGAGCGCGCCGTCGAGTTCCACGGCGAGACGGGCCCGGTCGTCCTGCATGAGCTGGAGCTCGGTTTCCAGGGCGCCGCGCCGCCTGTCGGCCTCCAGGCGACGGGACACGGAGGCCTCCAGAAGGCCCAGGGCCATGTCCAGCCGCTTCATCGCTTCCTCGAGTGTGGGCGCCATCATGCCTCCTGAATCGCCCACGACACTAGCGCATCGTGCGGAAAAGTGGACCCGGTTTTCCGGGTTACACGATGCGTTCTCCAATGAGAGGAGCATCGGAGCGAGCCCAAAAGTGGATCCCACTTTTGGGTCCGGTGCTCCGGCATCGTGCGGAAAAGTGGACCCGGTTTTCCGGGTTACACGATGCGCTCTTGGTCATTCGAGCCCCGCTCCGGGCGGGGATTACACCCCTCCGGTCTTTGACTCGCCTTGGCCGCGTGTTAAGGAGCCCGGGCCTTTTCCAGACAGACCGCCCCGTTGCGGGGCCTCAAGCCTTGTGGATCTCGCCGTGCAAGATATCGTCTCCGCCGATCGCGTCACTCATTCCGATCTGGCGAACGCCGTGCGCGTCCTTGCCATGGACGCCGTGGAACAAGCCAAATCCGGCCACCCGGGCCTGCCGATGGGCGCCGCCGACATGGCGACGGTGCTGTTCACGAAGTTCCTGAAATACGATGCCGCCGACCCGACCTGGCCGGACCGCGACCGCTTCATCCTCTCGGCCGGCCACGGCTCGATGCTGCTCTACGCCCTCCTCCACCTGACGGGCGTCAAAGGCATGACCGTCGAGGAACTGAAGAACTTCCGCAA is a window of Microvirga lotononidis DNA encoding:
- a CDS encoding cell division protein ZapA, yielding MPQVTVTIAGQTYRVSCAEGEEGHLEGLAASYDARIEEMRAAFGEIGDLRLHVMAAIAQADELHETKRRVAALEAEVAALNSINASRDERLERIETRLAEGVQMAAKRIEDLARSLNGAGQS
- a CDS encoding DUF4164 domain-containing protein — its product is MMAPTLEEAMKRLDMALGLLEASVSRRLEADRRRGALETELQLMQDDRARLAVELDGALTRLHRFEAATDDVGRRVRQAIGAVQTVLAQAGQLEPEEG